The following proteins come from a genomic window of Myroides odoratus DSM 2801:
- a CDS encoding choice-of-anchor J domain-containing protein — protein sequence MIGNKTWLKIIVMGLVVIPSLAISATGMDFWMDKIEGIWLTKSNQTTDQIDRDNLNPEIIFEDSFANNAAGWVFSHSSINNWLAGFPSQYLEEGDSNTGLYISSNGRDFTYSNSVSGISHAYKTFQIPEGVDKINISFDWIAGGYAIFDATTSSFIQKDYMKVWLVPAAYTPRADQAITVENSQGIHIGNQYYSQNEWILRREAIHVELGALADQEVKIVFEWVTHGEGNGRVPVAVRQLVIHDITCRAVEQFPFLENFSAQSTTRDCWTILDANEDDFTWKYKDVEVYDPNTQTYVQFTVASIETDGRNGANDDWLISPTFRLSGNQRLRYSYRVHSSLHPNDFRVVFSTSGRDMANFTNTLVPLTTYNNETYQEEILELRGENGAMFTGDITFAWHVPSGGSEGWELMIRDVVVEDIPLCSLPEEIAVTTTQMDTAEVHWTTEMDIHEAEVAVQLANSGIPTQGERVTHADYTANGLIPNTAYEVYIRSICMENGVEIYSEWVGPVLFRTPLEPVDLPYVEDFEDNPIWGVSNDTTNQWVIGSAVHNGGTKALYISNNQGEDNQYSIDLAQVSHYYKDIMIPSTAIDLEVVLDWRNVGERGSDDFRIWLVPIAFTPEAGQRITVSNSRGIQLDRNQFYDQEAFSTVVIEREVTRYAGQTMRLILEWKNNGGDGNQPPAAIDNLKLQVTHCVKPTRVTVNQITQNTAEIAWRNATDVEQYDIYVTSNALEPNEETVPTYAGVTNPYTVQNLLPNTRYYVWVRSACSATNKSLWIGGQNFITQQIPAILPFEDQFENEFSWSTTIEAANTWEVGTAVHNGGTRALYISDDEGVSYHSNTSESAVAHVYRDIVIPEGIEELTITYDWLVEGMVMQQIPIDYFRLIKTTLDVIPTSDEEIDTDFDGQVIGRPYYTHSEGWQTEVVTVDVSANQGETIRLIFEWINYVTDGDQLPAAIDNFSVKASSCQSPTKAKAEIVRFTNNIRLSWVPQGNETQWEVYIAYHGSTPPTATTGGIIVEETPTYLIENVEEGQYFVYYVRAICRDENGENKTAWVGPISFSYFIPPVCADLDGGVDGMPNAEDDRYIICEDGIVKKTLRAQYYDIKKTNDYLVESIEYNSPFPFIGGDMVTLREDDQWSEVIDLGFDFCFYGISYNKVLISTNGTITFSIQDEIEDGHYEPEGWSEWEFNQSIPYPSEGEDAPFLNAVFGVMQDLDPRFSPEDHSVNYQIVGAFPCRALVFNIYHLGLYDMDYDPEDIEGSTQTSQIILYEGTNIIEVYVKNRPVLPDEPGRHNQGNGVIGIQNADGTVAHYPGMYPGDTINRNTGDWVTTNEAWRFTPKGDSSVEFTWLKDGVPFSTDEVIDVDITSSVTYTARARYEVCEGNELVIERVFNFIKDDFDLSELTDYQVCGSVNDPGNSVEINLVDTTEKIVALIGEANLDNYTIEYYEDADLTQPLGEIIQVQRTKRVYVKLFNKTTQCIKTGSFNAVRIQPIVTSEFKTIEACERLELPSLKEGERYFTEENGQGREYVAGEIYEIMGASTLYIYKKGEGDCFGQSKVDFLIYEPIVADVIENQFIQCGSFILPERSEGNTYYTKPNGEGVILAAGTEIILPMTIYIYAKNGSDQVYCFDESSFDITYEDCPIPKGFSPNGDGINDTFDLTQHGISKIQVFNRYGIEVYAHGMGYTNQFDGKDKSGNKLPAGTYYYIVISHGKQRTGWVQLNY from the coding sequence ATGATAGGTAATAAAACGTGGCTGAAGATAATTGTCATGGGATTGGTAGTTATTCCTTCTTTGGCAATTTCTGCTACAGGGATGGACTTTTGGATGGATAAAATCGAGGGTATTTGGTTAACAAAATCAAATCAAACAACAGACCAAATAGATAGAGATAATTTGAATCCAGAGATTATTTTTGAAGATTCTTTTGCTAATAATGCTGCGGGATGGGTATTTAGTCATTCTTCTATCAATAATTGGCTTGCTGGATTTCCGTCTCAATATTTAGAGGAGGGCGATTCAAATACAGGACTGTATATTAGTTCAAATGGACGGGACTTTACCTATTCTAATTCAGTTTCGGGTATTTCGCATGCCTATAAAACTTTTCAAATACCTGAGGGTGTAGATAAAATTAATATTTCTTTTGATTGGATAGCAGGCGGATATGCCATATTTGATGCAACTACATCAAGTTTTATTCAAAAGGATTATATGAAAGTATGGTTAGTTCCTGCAGCTTATACGCCCAGAGCAGATCAAGCTATTACAGTAGAAAATAGTCAAGGCATACACATTGGAAATCAATATTACAGTCAAAATGAATGGATTCTACGAAGAGAAGCAATTCATGTAGAACTTGGTGCTTTAGCTGATCAAGAAGTAAAAATAGTTTTTGAATGGGTAACTCATGGAGAAGGGAATGGAAGGGTTCCAGTGGCTGTTAGGCAATTAGTGATTCACGATATTACTTGCAGAGCAGTGGAGCAGTTTCCTTTTTTAGAAAATTTTTCTGCTCAGTCGACTACACGAGATTGCTGGACCATTTTAGATGCAAATGAAGATGATTTCACTTGGAAGTACAAAGATGTAGAAGTTTATGACCCGAATACTCAAACGTATGTTCAATTTACTGTCGCATCTATAGAAACAGATGGAAGAAATGGTGCAAATGATGATTGGTTGATTTCGCCTACTTTCCGTCTTTCTGGAAATCAACGGTTACGCTATTCTTATCGTGTACACTCATCTTTACATCCCAATGACTTTCGTGTAGTATTTTCGACTTCTGGAAGAGATATGGCGAACTTTACCAATACATTAGTACCTTTAACAACATACAATAATGAAACTTATCAGGAAGAAATCCTGGAGTTAAGAGGAGAGAATGGAGCGATGTTTACTGGGGATATTACCTTTGCTTGGCATGTACCATCAGGGGGATCAGAGGGATGGGAATTGATGATTCGAGATGTTGTAGTAGAAGATATCCCCCTGTGTTCATTACCTGAGGAAATTGCCGTTACGACGACGCAGATGGATACAGCTGAGGTACATTGGACTACTGAAATGGATATTCATGAAGCAGAAGTAGCAGTTCAACTTGCCAATAGTGGAATTCCGACGCAAGGAGAACGGGTAACTCATGCAGATTATACAGCAAATGGATTAATCCCTAATACAGCGTATGAAGTGTATATTCGTTCCATTTGCATGGAAAATGGAGTGGAAATATATTCAGAATGGGTGGGGCCTGTATTGTTTCGTACGCCTTTAGAACCCGTCGATTTACCTTATGTAGAAGACTTTGAAGATAACCCTATTTGGGGAGTGAGTAATGATACCACGAATCAATGGGTAATAGGATCAGCCGTACATAACGGAGGTACAAAGGCATTGTATATTTCAAACAATCAGGGAGAAGATAATCAATATAGTATAGATCTAGCTCAAGTTTCTCATTATTATAAAGACATCATGATTCCTTCTACTGCTATTGATTTAGAAGTAGTATTGGATTGGCGAAATGTAGGGGAACGAGGAAGTGATGATTTTAGAATTTGGTTGGTTCCTATTGCTTTTACACCTGAAGCAGGTCAAAGAATTACAGTAAGCAACAGCAGGGGAATTCAATTAGATCGCAATCAGTTTTACGATCAAGAAGCGTTTTCGACTGTGGTAATAGAACGGGAGGTTACTCGATATGCAGGACAAACCATGCGCCTTATCTTAGAATGGAAAAATAATGGAGGCGATGGAAATCAACCACCTGCAGCTATTGATAACCTAAAACTACAAGTAACGCATTGTGTAAAACCAACGCGAGTAACCGTCAATCAAATTACTCAAAATACAGCAGAGATTGCCTGGAGAAATGCAACGGATGTTGAACAATATGATATTTATGTTACTTCAAATGCCCTAGAACCAAATGAAGAAACGGTTCCTACTTACGCGGGGGTAACTAATCCATATACGGTACAAAATTTGCTCCCAAATACTCGTTACTATGTATGGGTACGATCTGCTTGTAGTGCAACAAATAAAAGCTTGTGGATCGGAGGGCAAAATTTTATAACGCAACAAATTCCTGCAATATTGCCTTTTGAAGATCAATTTGAAAACGAATTTTCATGGAGTACAACCATTGAGGCAGCGAATACTTGGGAGGTAGGAACGGCTGTCCATAATGGTGGTACACGGGCCTTGTATATCTCTGATGATGAGGGAGTAAGTTATCATTCCAATACAAGTGAATCCGCTGTAGCGCACGTTTATCGTGATATTGTGATTCCAGAAGGTATAGAAGAGTTAACAATCACCTATGACTGGCTTGTGGAAGGAATGGTTATGCAGCAGATACCAATTGATTATTTTAGATTGATTAAGACCACATTGGATGTTATACCAACAAGCGATGAGGAAATTGATACGGATTTTGACGGGCAAGTGATAGGAAGACCGTATTATACTCATTCAGAAGGATGGCAAACAGAAGTAGTTACGGTAGATGTTTCTGCCAATCAAGGAGAAACTATTCGTTTGATTTTTGAATGGATAAATTATGTAACTGATGGCGATCAACTTCCTGCAGCAATTGATAACTTTTCTGTTAAAGCATCCAGTTGTCAGAGTCCTACTAAGGCGAAAGCTGAAATTGTCAGATTTACGAATAATATACGACTTTCTTGGGTGCCTCAAGGCAATGAAACCCAATGGGAAGTTTATATAGCTTATCACGGATCTACGCCACCTACTGCCACTACAGGAGGGATAATTGTAGAAGAAACACCCACCTATTTGATAGAAAATGTGGAAGAGGGACAGTACTTTGTTTATTATGTACGGGCTATTTGTAGGGATGAAAATGGAGAAAATAAAACGGCTTGGGTAGGTCCTATTTCTTTTTCGTATTTTATTCCGCCTGTTTGCGCAGATTTGGATGGTGGAGTAGATGGAATGCCCAATGCAGAAGATGATAGGTATATTATCTGTGAGGATGGAATCGTCAAGAAAACGTTACGCGCTCAGTATTACGATATTAAAAAAACCAATGATTATCTAGTTGAATCGATTGAATACAATTCCCCATTCCCTTTTATTGGCGGTGATATGGTAACATTAAGAGAAGATGATCAATGGTCTGAAGTGATTGATTTAGGTTTCGATTTTTGTTTTTATGGAATCAGTTATAATAAGGTTCTAATCTCAACAAATGGGACAATTACTTTTAGTATTCAGGATGAAATAGAAGACGGTCACTATGAACCTGAAGGATGGAGTGAATGGGAATTCAATCAGTCAATTCCATACCCTAGCGAAGGAGAGGATGCCCCATTTTTAAATGCTGTTTTTGGCGTTATGCAAGATTTAGATCCTCGTTTTTCACCAGAAGATCACTCAGTAAACTATCAAATTGTTGGAGCATTTCCTTGTAGAGCTTTGGTTTTTAATATTTATCATTTGGGACTGTACGATATGGATTATGATCCAGAGGATATCGAAGGATCTACACAAACTTCGCAGATTATATTATATGAAGGCACAAATATTATTGAAGTTTACGTAAAAAACAGACCTGTTCTTCCTGACGAACCAGGTCGTCATAATCAAGGAAATGGAGTAATTGGTATTCAAAATGCTGATGGTACAGTTGCTCATTACCCAGGGATGTATCCCGGGGATACAATTAATAGAAATACAGGGGATTGGGTTACAACAAACGAAGCTTGGCGATTTACTCCTAAAGGAGATTCATCTGTGGAATTTACATGGTTAAAAGATGGAGTGCCTTTTTCAACGGATGAAGTAATTGACGTTGATATTACTTCATCAGTGACTTACACAGCCCGCGCAAGGTATGAAGTTTGTGAGGGCAATGAACTGGTGATTGAACGAGTATTTAACTTTATAAAAGATGACTTTGATTTAAGTGAATTGACGGATTATCAGGTGTGTGGAAGTGTGAATGATCCAGGCAATAGCGTGGAAATTAATCTTGTTGATACTACAGAAAAAATTGTAGCACTAATAGGAGAAGCTAATCTTGATAATTATACGATTGAATATTATGAAGATGCTGATTTAACCCAGCCGTTAGGTGAAATAATTCAGGTACAGCGTACAAAACGAGTCTATGTAAAGCTATTTAATAAAACCACCCAATGTATTAAAACAGGGTCTTTTAATGCAGTTCGTATACAACCAATTGTCACGAGTGAGTTTAAAACAATAGAAGCCTGTGAACGTTTAGAACTACCAAGTTTAAAAGAAGGTGAACGCTATTTTACTGAAGAAAATGGACAGGGTAGGGAATATGTTGCAGGAGAAATTTATGAGATCATGGGGGCTTCTACACTTTATATTTATAAAAAAGGGGAAGGGGATTGTTTTGGACAAAGTAAAGTCGATTTTCTTATATATGAACCAATTGTAGCGGATGTAATAGAAAATCAGTTTATACAATGCGGAAGCTTTATTTTACCTGAACGCTCTGAAGGAAATACCTATTATACAAAGCCCAATGGTGAAGGAGTTATCTTAGCGGCTGGTACGGAGATTATCCTGCCAATGACCATATATATTTATGCAAAAAATGGATCTGATCAAGTATATTGTTTCGATGAAAGTAGTTTTGATATAACGTATGAAGATTGCCCTATTCCAAAAGGGTTTTCCCCTAATGGTGATGGAATTAATGATACGTTCGATTTAACTCAACATGGAATTAGTAAAATTCAAGTCTTTAATCGTTATGGTATAGAAGTATATGCGCATGGAATGGGGTATACCAATCAGTTTGATGGAAAGGATAAATCCGGTAACAAATTACCTGCAGGGACGTATTACTATATTGTCATTTCTCATGGAAAACAACGAACAGGCTGGGTGCAGTTGAATTATTAA
- a CDS encoding alpha/beta hydrolase, which yields METSLSINYLIQEPKVKKDKNPLILLLHGYGSNEEDLFSFASELPEDYYIVSAQAPYPVPPYGYAWYAIHFDADANKFSDDQQAIESRDLIVKFIAELTAKYAIDADNINLVGFSQGAILSYAIALSYPEKINKVVALSGYFNANIITPGFEQHDFSQLRLFASHGTVDQVIPVEWARKTSPILDALQVQHQYKEYPVGHGVHPLNFADFKQFLIG from the coding sequence ATGGAAACATCGTTATCAATCAATTACTTGATTCAAGAACCTAAGGTAAAGAAGGATAAGAATCCTTTAATTCTATTGCTTCATGGTTATGGTAGCAATGAGGAGGATTTATTTTCATTTGCAAGTGAACTTCCTGAAGACTATTATATTGTATCTGCTCAAGCGCCCTACCCTGTTCCACCCTATGGTTATGCTTGGTATGCGATTCACTTTGACGCTGATGCTAATAAGTTTTCTGATGATCAACAAGCCATTGAATCTCGCGATTTAATCGTAAAATTCATTGCTGAATTAACAGCAAAATACGCGATTGATGCAGACAATATAAACTTGGTAGGATTTAGTCAAGGGGCTATTTTAAGCTACGCGATTGCACTTTCTTATCCAGAGAAAATCAATAAAGTGGTTGCCTTAAGTGGTTACTTCAATGCGAATATCATTACCCCTGGTTTTGAACAACACGATTTCAGCCAGTTGCGCTTGTTTGCGTCTCATGGTACAGTAGATCAGGTCATTCCTGTTGAATGGGCTAGAAAAACATCGCCTATTTTGGATGCCTTACAAGTTCAACACCAATACAAAGAGTATCCTGTAGGTCATGGTGTTCATCCGTTGAACTTTGCAGACTTTAAGCAGTTTTTGATTGGTTAA
- a CDS encoding dihydroorotase: protein MNIILKSAKVIDSTSPFNNQVVDIHVKDGKIEKIAASITEADATVVQLDHLSVSPGWFDTSVSFGEPGYEERETLVHGLEVAAKSGFTQVAIESNNNPITDNQSIVSFIKQKAFGQTTEAFPIGALTVKSEGTDLAELYDMKNAGAVAFGDYKKAIDNANVLKIALQYVQDFDGLILAFSQDKSIKGKGVAHEGVTSTTLGLKGIPPLAEELQVARNLFLLEYTGGKMHIPTISTAKSVELIREAKAKGLQVTCSVAVHQLVLTDAKLTEFDSRHKVSPPLRDEATRQALLQGVLDHTIDCITTDHTPLDIEHKKLEFDMATSGTIGLESAFGALNTVLPIEIIIQKLTAGRAIYGVPTASIQEGNEANLSLFSTEGTWTFGKENILSKSKNSAFLGTAMQGKVYGTIRLDKQTFNF from the coding sequence ATGAATATCATTTTAAAATCTGCAAAAGTCATAGATTCAACAAGTCCTTTCAACAATCAAGTTGTGGATATACATGTAAAAGATGGAAAAATTGAAAAAATAGCGGCTTCGATTACAGAAGCTGATGCTACTGTTGTTCAATTGGATCATTTAAGTGTTTCTCCAGGTTGGTTTGATACTTCTGTTTCCTTTGGTGAACCAGGATATGAAGAGAGAGAAACCTTGGTTCATGGATTAGAAGTAGCGGCAAAGAGTGGTTTTACTCAAGTGGCTATTGAATCGAACAACAACCCTATCACAGACAACCAAAGTATTGTGAGCTTTATCAAACAAAAGGCATTCGGACAAACAACGGAAGCTTTTCCAATTGGTGCGTTAACGGTAAAAAGTGAAGGAACGGATCTAGCAGAATTATACGATATGAAAAACGCGGGTGCTGTAGCATTCGGCGATTATAAAAAAGCGATTGACAATGCGAATGTCTTAAAAATTGCGTTGCAATATGTACAGGATTTTGATGGATTGATTCTTGCTTTTTCTCAAGATAAGAGCATCAAAGGAAAAGGAGTAGCACACGAAGGGGTAACGAGTACGACATTAGGATTAAAAGGAATTCCTCCTTTAGCAGAGGAATTACAAGTGGCTCGCAATTTATTCTTGTTGGAATATACGGGTGGAAAAATGCACATTCCGACTATTTCAACAGCTAAATCAGTAGAGCTAATCCGCGAAGCTAAGGCAAAAGGGCTACAAGTAACATGTAGTGTGGCGGTTCATCAGTTGGTTTTAACGGATGCTAAATTAACGGAATTTGATAGCCGTCATAAAGTATCTCCTCCGCTACGCGATGAAGCAACAAGACAAGCGTTACTACAAGGTGTCTTAGATCATACGATCGATTGTATTACTACGGATCATACGCCTTTAGATATCGAGCATAAAAAGCTGGAATTTGATATGGCTACGTCTGGAACTATTGGACTGGAGTCTGCTTTTGGAGCCTTGAATACCGTGTTGCCTATTGAGATTATCATTCAAAAACTAACAGCAGGTCGCGCTATTTATGGTGTACCAACGGCTAGTATCCAAGAAGGAAATGAGGCCAACCTTAGCTTATTCTCTACGGAAGGTACCTGGACATTCGGAAAGGAAAACATCCTGTCAAAATCGAAAAACTCAGCGTTTTTAGGAACAGCGATGCAAGGAAAAGTATATGGTACCATTCGCCTTGACAAGCAAACATTTAATTTTTAG
- a CDS encoding carboxypeptidase-like regulatory domain-containing protein, whose protein sequence is MRNFTVFLFTCLISFAAWSQSSQVKGTIYNDKSLLPVDDVNVINVTQVKGTVSKRDGSFSIAANLNDSIHFSFPGYLPIKLKVTNDWLNNDNLKLYLTEQSIELAEIFIKKYDLTGILEVDTKLIELNDKLQVDFYRRTSMPTYNIAVGSYFSPVDAVYNLFKGKAKELKKIEDIREDQNMIALMQTRYDREIVCGLLGITQEDIIKTLKNCNQSDRFIYTATDFQIYQALNECFENSKILVKKQNNTSR, encoded by the coding sequence ATGAGAAATTTTACAGTTTTTTTATTTACATGCCTAATCTCTTTCGCGGCATGGAGTCAGTCTTCCCAAGTGAAAGGTACAATCTACAACGACAAATCGCTTTTACCAGTGGACGATGTCAACGTGATTAACGTCACCCAAGTGAAAGGAACAGTCAGCAAAAGGGATGGATCATTCTCTATCGCTGCTAACCTCAACGACTCGATTCACTTTTCATTTCCTGGTTATTTGCCTATTAAGTTAAAGGTAACCAATGACTGGTTAAACAACGATAATCTTAAACTGTACTTGACGGAACAGTCTATTGAATTGGCTGAAATCTTCATCAAGAAATACGACTTAACTGGAATTCTAGAAGTTGATACTAAATTAATCGAGCTGAATGATAAGCTACAGGTTGACTTTTACAGACGTACAAGTATGCCAACGTATAATATTGCGGTAGGTAGTTATTTTAGCCCTGTAGATGCCGTATACAACTTATTCAAAGGAAAAGCCAAAGAACTTAAAAAGATCGAGGACATTCGAGAGGATCAAAACATGATTGCTTTGATGCAAACACGCTATGACCGTGAGATTGTTTGTGGATTATTGGGTATCACACAAGAAGATATCATAAAAACACTAAAAAACTGCAACCAATCGGATCGCTTCATTTATACCGCTACTGATTTTCAAATTTATCAGGCGCTAAATGAATGTTTTGAGAATTCGAAAATATTAGTAAAAAAACAAAATAATACATCCAGATAA
- a CDS encoding DEAD/DEAH box helicase has translation MNNFELLGLNELLVSAINDLGFENPSEIQEKAIPLLLEKNTDIVALAQTGTGKTAAFGFPLIQKIDLSKKHTQALILSPTRELCLQIANEIKQYSKYVKGLHTVAVYGGASITEQAREIKRGAHIIVATPGRMQDMINRGMVDIKHIEYCVLDEADEMLNMGFYEDITSILADTPEDKSTWLFSATMPAEVASIAREFMSNPAEITVGHKNQGSTNVSHEYYVVSARDRYLALKRLADANPNIFSVIFCRTKRDTQAIAEKLIEDGYNAAALHGDLSQAQRDSVMKAFRGKQIQMLVATDVAARGIDVDDITHVVNYQLPDEIETYTHRSGRTGRAGKSGVSMVIITKSEARKISQIERIMKTKFEEKPIPSGIEICEIQLYHIANRIKNVAVSSEIDTFLPSIMELLEDLTTEELIKKVVSVEFNHLLEYYQKSGNSLTNVGSAGRTSKEVPTDGAVRFFLNLGAKDGFDWMSLKDYLRDTLELGRDDLFKVDVKEGFSFFNTDAEHADKIMTILNNETYQDRRVNVEISNNDGGRNAGRRDHNRRGGGGRGGDGGFRSERRDRGDRNDRGGDRRGGDRSTSNRSDRGGRSNDRNDRNDRGDRGNRNDRAPRNERSSSNSSRRSGDNSAPRRPRRS, from the coding sequence ATGAACAATTTCGAACTATTAGGTCTAAATGAATTGCTAGTATCTGCAATTAATGATTTGGGATTTGAGAATCCCTCAGAAATCCAAGAAAAAGCAATTCCTTTATTATTAGAAAAAAATACCGATATTGTTGCGTTAGCCCAAACAGGGACTGGGAAAACCGCAGCATTTGGTTTTCCGCTTATTCAGAAAATTGACCTGTCTAAAAAACACACTCAAGCGTTGATTTTATCGCCAACGCGTGAGTTATGCTTGCAAATTGCAAATGAAATCAAACAATACTCTAAGTACGTAAAAGGACTTCATACAGTAGCTGTATACGGTGGGGCGAGTATTACAGAGCAAGCAAGAGAAATCAAACGTGGTGCACACATCATTGTAGCTACTCCAGGTAGAATGCAAGATATGATTAACCGCGGAATGGTTGACATCAAACATATTGAGTACTGTGTGTTAGATGAGGCAGATGAAATGTTGAATATGGGGTTTTATGAGGACATCACCTCTATTTTAGCTGACACACCAGAAGACAAAAGTACTTGGTTATTCTCTGCAACAATGCCTGCTGAAGTAGCGAGCATCGCAAGAGAATTTATGTCTAATCCTGCTGAAATCACAGTTGGACATAAAAATCAAGGTTCTACTAATGTTAGTCACGAGTATTATGTAGTTTCTGCTAGAGATCGCTATTTAGCGTTAAAACGTTTAGCAGATGCCAATCCAAATATCTTCTCTGTAATCTTTTGTAGAACAAAGAGAGATACACAAGCGATTGCTGAAAAATTAATCGAAGACGGTTATAACGCAGCAGCTTTACACGGTGATTTATCGCAAGCACAACGTGATTCGGTAATGAAAGCGTTTAGAGGAAAGCAAATTCAAATGTTAGTAGCGACAGACGTTGCTGCTCGTGGAATTGACGTGGATGATATTACACACGTAGTAAACTACCAACTTCCGGACGAAATCGAAACGTACACACACCGTAGTGGTCGTACAGGACGTGCTGGAAAATCTGGAGTTTCTATGGTGATTATTACGAAAAGTGAAGCTCGTAAGATTTCTCAAATCGAACGCATCATGAAAACGAAATTCGAAGAGAAACCGATTCCTTCAGGAATTGAAATCTGCGAAATTCAGTTGTACCACATTGCTAATCGTATCAAAAATGTAGCGGTTAGTTCTGAAATTGATACTTTCTTACCTTCTATCATGGAGTTATTGGAAGATTTAACAACGGAAGAATTAATCAAGAAAGTAGTTTCTGTTGAGTTTAACCACTTATTAGAGTACTACCAAAAATCAGGTAATAGCTTAACTAATGTAGGTTCTGCAGGAAGAACTTCTAAAGAGGTTCCTACAGACGGAGCAGTTCGTTTCTTCTTAAACTTAGGAGCAAAAGACGGTTTCGATTGGATGAGCTTGAAAGATTACTTACGTGATACCTTAGAATTAGGACGTGATGACTTGTTCAAAGTAGATGTAAAAGAAGGATTCTCTTTCTTCAATACAGATGCTGAGCATGCGGATAAGATTATGACTATCTTAAACAACGAAACGTACCAAGATCGTCGAGTAAATGTTGAAATCTCGAATAATGACGGCGGAAGAAACGCTGGTAGAAGAGACCACAACAGACGCGGAGGCGGTGGACGTGGCGGAGATGGAGGTTTCCGTTCTGAGCGTAGAGATCGCGGTGATAGAAATGACAGAGGTGGTGACAGAAGAGGCGGTGATCGTTCAACGAGCAACCGTTCAGATCGCGGAGGACGTTCTAATGATCGCAACGACAGAAATGATCGTGGTGACAGAGGAAACAGAAACGACAGAGCCCCTCGTAATGAGAGAAGCTCATCAAATTCTTCTAGAAGAAGTGGTGACAACAGCGCACCAAGACGTCCAAGAAGAAGTTAA